One genomic window of Fusarium keratoplasticum isolate Fu6.1 chromosome 3, whole genome shotgun sequence includes the following:
- a CDS encoding Coatomer subunit gamma, with product MSYGKKDEDADLGLVKVDRTQVFQEARLFNSSPIQPRRCRILLTKIALLLYTGEKFPTNEATTLFFGISKLFQNKDASLRQMVHLVIKELANSAEDIIMVTSTIMKDTGGSTDAIFRPNAIRALCRIIDATTVQSIERVMKTAIVDKNPSVSSAALVSSYHLLPIAKDVVRRWQSETQEAAASSKSSGGFSLGFSTSSSQIPMNHSTMAQYHAVGLLYQMRSHDRMALVKMVQQFGAAGALKSPAAIVMLVRLAAQLAEEDPSLRKPMMQLLDGWLRHKSEMVNFEAAKAICDMRDVTDAEVSQAVHVLQLFLTSPRAVTKFAALRILHNFASFKPTAVHVCNPDIELLISNSNRSIATFAITTLLKTGNEASVDRLMKQISTFMSEITDEFKITIVEAIRTLCLKFPSKQAGMLTFLSGILRDEGGYEFKRAVVESMFDLIKFVPDSKEDALAHLCEFIEDCEFTKLAVRILHLIGLEGPKTAQPTKYIRYIYNRVVLENAIVRAAAVTALAKFGVGQKDPEVKSSVRVLLTRCLDDVDDEVRDRAALNLKLMAEEDDEMAARFVKNENMFSLPFFEQQLVLYVTSDDKSAFDSPFDISKIPIVTREQADAEDRTKKLIATTPTLKAPKVGPTKASGAEAVASATAQAQRYAQELLEIPEMKEFGSVLKSSPLLELTEAETEYVVTLVKHIFKEHIVLQYEVKNTLPDTVLENVSVVATPSDDEELEEVFIIQAEKLPTDQPGKVYVAFKKINGEGSLPISTFSNILRFTSKEIDPSTNEPEETGYDDEYEVAEFDLTGSDYVIPTFAGNFSHIWEQVGASGEEATETLQLSGMSSIAEATEQLTKALSLQPLEGTDVPVNQTTHTLKLLGKTVGGGRVVATVRMAFSSKTGVTTKITVRSEEENVATLVVASVA from the exons ATGAGTTACGGCAAAAAGGACGAAGACGCCGACCTCGGTTTGGTCAAGGTGGACCGCACTCAGGTCTTCCAGGAAG CACGACTCTTCAACTCGTCCCCGATCCAGCCTCGAAGATGTCGCATTCTCCTCACAAagatcgccctcctcctctacaCGGGTGAAAAGTTCCCTACCAACGAAGCCACCACCctcttctttggcatctCCAAGCTGTTCCAGAACAAGGATGCCTCCCTCCGCCAGATGGTCCACCttgtcatcaaggagcttgccaACTCGGCTGAGGACATCATTATGGTCACTAGCACCATTATGAAGGATACTGGCGGCAGCACCGATGCCATCTTCCGACCCAACGCTATCCGCGCCCTCTGCCGCATCATTGAT GCCACGACTGTCCAATCGATCGAGCGAGTGATGAAGACTGCGATCGTCGATAAGAACCCCTCGGTTTCTTCTGCCGCCCTCGTCTCCTCCTACCACCTTCTCCCGAtcgccaaggatgttgtTCGACGATGGCAGAGTGAGACTCAGGAGGCCGCTGCCTCTAGCAAGTCGTCTGGCGGTTTCTCCCTCGGATTCTCCACCTCGAGCAGCCAGATCCCCATGAACCACTCGACCATGGCGCAATACCACGCTGTCGGACTTTTGTATCAGATGCGCTCGCACGACCGAATGGCCCTTGTCAAGATGGTTCAGCAGTTTGGCGCAGCTGGTGCGCTCAAGAGCCCCGCTGCTATCGTCATGCTTGTCCGACTTGCTGCGCAGCTCGCTGAGGAGGATCCTTCGCTGAGGAAGCCCATGATGCAGCTTCTCGACGGCTGGTTGCGACACAAGAGCGAGATGGTCAActtcgaggctgccaaggccatctgCGACATGCGAGATGTGACCGACGCCGAGGTGTCGCAAGCTGTCCATGTCCTTCAGCTGTTCCTGACCTCCCCTCGTGCCGTCACCAAGTTTGCCGCTCTGCGCATCCTCCACAACTTTGCCAGCTTCAAGCCCACCGCCGTCCACGTCTGCAACCCCGACATCGAgcttctcatctccaacagcaACCGATCGATCGCCACAttcgccatcaccaccctgCTCAAGACGGGCAACGAGGCTAGCGTCGACCGATTAATGAAGCAGATCTCCACCTTCATGTCTGAGATTACCGACGAGTTCAAGATTACGATTGTCGAGGCTATCCGAACATTGTGTCTCAAGTTCCCCAGCAAGCAGGCCGGCATGCTCACCTTCCTTAGTGGGATCCTGCGCGATGAGGGCGGCTATGAGTTCAAGAGGGCTGTTGTTGAGAGCATGTTTGACCTGATCAAGTTTGTTCCCGATTCCAAGGAGGATGCTCTCGCCCACCTGTGCGAGTTCATTGAGGACTGCGAGTTCACCAAGTTGGCTGTCCGAATTCTCCATCTTATCGGTCTCGAGGGTCCCAAGACTGCCCAGCCCACCAAGTACATCCGATACATCTACAACCGAGTGGTGCTTGAGAATGCGATTGTGCGAGCTGCCGCTGTCACTGCCCTTGCCAAGTTTGGTGTTGGCCAGAAGGACCCCGAGGTCAAGAGTAGTGTCCGTGTTCTCCTTACTCGATGCttggatgatgtcgatgacgAGGTTCGTGACCGTGCTGCTCTCAACCTGAAGCTtatggccgaggaggacgatgagatgGCTGCTCGATTTGTCAAGAACG AGAACATGTTctcccttcccttcttcgAGCAGCAACTTGTTCTGTATGTCACCTCGGATGACAAGTCTGCTTTCGACAGCCCCTTCGATATCTCCAAGATCCCTATTGTCACCCGGGAACAGGCCGATGCCGAGGACCGtaccaagaagctcatcgcCACGACACCTACCCTCAAGGCCCCCAAGGTCGGCCCCACCAAGGCCTCTGGAGCCGAGGCTGTGGCATCTGCTACTGCCCAAGCTCAGCGATATGCCCaggagctgctggagattcccgagatgaaggagttTGGCAGCGTGCTCAAGTCGTCGCCTCTGCTTGAGCTCACTGAGGCTGAGACTGAATACGTCGTCACTCTGGTCAAGCACATCTTCAAGGAGCACATTGTCCTTCAGTATGAGGTCAAGAACACTCTGCCCGACACTGTCCTTGAGAACGTCTCTGTCGTCGCCACCCcctcggacgacgaggagctcgaggaggtctTTATCAtccaggccgagaagcttcCGACCGACCAGCCTGGCAAGGTGTATGTGGccttcaagaagatcaacggCGAGGGCTCTCTGCCCATCTCTACCTTTTCCAACATCCTCCGATTCACCAGCAAGGAGATCGACCCCTCCACAAATGAGCCTGAGGAGACTGGCTACGATGATGAGTACGAGGTGGCCGAGTTCGACCTTACTGGCAGCGATTACGTGATTCCCACATTTGCTGGCAACTTTAGCCATATCTGGGAGCAGGTTGGCGCTTCCGGCGAGGAGGCCACAGAGACTCTCCAGCTTAGCGGCATGTCCAGCATTGCAG AGGCTACAGAGCAGCTCACCAAGGCTCTCTCCCTGCAGCCCCTGGAGGGCACCGATGTCCCCGTCAACCAGACTACTCATACGCTCAAGCTTCTGGGCAAGactgttggtggtggccggGTAGTTGCCACCGTGCGGATGGCATTCTCTTCAAAAACGGGTGTGACGACCAAGATCACGGTGCgaagcgaggaggagaacgtCGCTACGCTGGTTGTCGCGTCGGTGGCTTAA
- a CDS encoding Peptidase A1 domain-containing protein has product MRWTTLGTVAAALSCADALSFPRSKTGKGYLSVHVGTVEKPKKEKTRRDGDAFIAVLDNMGYFYATDLEIGTPPQKITVLLDTGSNELWVNPDCDEASSIREYNMCHEMGQYEPDDSTTPPIGPFGRETLRYGDASDPSTHTSATIRYYADTFTFGDAKLKNQTFGVLIESDGIAQGILGLAPDTRGGFDNDDPYRLLLTSMAVEGLINSRVYSLDLRHSEADEGAVIYGGIDRNKYIGNLEKRPIVRGEGGEYRLAVELSSIGMTTEGEEHEFDLDDADKNVILDSGSTLSRLHFEAAKPILEMLDVQDNGEGFYITDCDNRDRDATADFGFGNKIVRVPLSDLIIEMGYAQCYVGIVVTTNQQILGDSVLRAGYFVFDWDNKEVHIAQAANCGDEDIVVVGSGKDAVPSEKGKCKEGDAFTTGHATVTRSPTRTGLATSAYTTTYTVTSCPEFERDCRTGVVTTQTVGPQRTVTVTAGANSGNNGDDDDSAAWQPMPLGWVFAVLGGFALGANLL; this is encoded by the exons ATGAGGTGGACGACATTAGGAACCGTCGCCGCTGCGCTCAGCTGCGCCGATGCGCTGAGCTTCCCGCGATCAAAGACCGGCAAGGGTTACCTCTCGGTGCACGTCGGCACCGttgagaagcccaagaaggaaaagacgagacgagatgGCGATGCCTTCATAGCCGTGTTGGACAATATGGGATATTTCTACGCGACCGATC TTGAGATCGGCACGCCACCGCAAAAGATTaccgtcctcctcgacaccgGCTCCAACGAGCTCTGGGTTAACCCCGACTGCGACGAGGCCAGCAGCATAAGAGAGTACAACATGTGTCATGAGATGGGACAGTATGAGCCCGACGACTCGACGACACCGCCCATCGGTCCCTTTGGAAGGGAAACTCTCAGATACGGCGACGCTTCGGATCCCTCGACTCACACGTCGGCCACGATTCGATACTACGCCGACACATTCACCTTTGGCGACGCCAAACTCAAGAACCAGACATTTGGTGTGTTGATTGAGAGTGATGGTATTGCTCAGGGTATTCTGGGTCTTGCACCGGATACGCGAGGTGGATTCGACAACGACGACCCTTACCGACTGCTGCTCACTTCCATGGCTGTTGAGGGCCTCATCAACAGCCGTGTCTACTCCCTGGACCTGCGCCATTCCGAGGCTGACGAGGGTGCCGTCATCTACGGCGGCATTGACCGCAACAAGTACATCGGCAACCTGGAGAAGCGACCAATTGTccgcggcgagggcggcgagtACCGTCTCGCTGTGGAGTTGAGTAGCATTGGCATGACTACCGAGGGTGAGGAGCACGAGttcgaccttgatgatgccgacaAGAACGTCATCCTCGATTCAGGAAGCACACTGTCCCGTCTGCACTTTGAGGCTGCGAAGCCAATTCTTGAGATGCTTGATGTGCAGGACAACGGTGAGGGCTTCTACATCACCGACTGCGACAACCGGGACCGCGACGCCACAGCCGactttggctttggcaaCAAGATTGTCCGTGTCCCCCTCAGCGATCTCATCATCGAGATGGGTTACGCACAGTGCTACGTCGGCATCGTTGTCACTACCAACCAGCAGATTCTTGGCGACTCCGTTCTTCGGGCTGGATACTTTGTCTTTGACTGGGATAACAAAGAGGTGCACATTGCGCAGGCTGCCAACTGCGGCGATGAGGATATCGTGGTTGTTGGATCTGGCAAGGATGCTGTCCCCAGTGAGAAGGGCAAGTGCAAAGAGGGCGATGCCTTTACCACTGGACAT GCAACCGTCACCAGATCTCCCACAAGGACCGGCCTCGCTACATCAGCCTACACCACCACCTACACCGTCACATCATGCCCCGAGTTCGAGCGCGATTGCCGAACCGGCGTCGTGACAACACAGACAGTTGGACCCCAGCGAACCGTCACCGTCACGGCAGGAGCCAACTCAGGCAacaacggcgacgacgacgactcaGCCGCCTGGCAACCCATGCCTCTGGGCTGGGTATTCGCAGTGCTTGGTGGTTTCGCCCTTGGCGCCAACCTGCTATAG